The region TGTGTTCCACAAGTCACTTAGCAACTATGAAGAATGAAATACACCAACACCTGGTTATTTCACCTGTTTATACACAATAGAAATGGATAAATGCTGGTGTTTGCATGACCTTAAGCGTGTGTGTTTCCTATCCCATGTAAAGGAGTCACGGGATGGACGCGTGGACAGTTGGAGGTCTTTCCAGGCTCAAGGAAAGAAGAGCAAGGAGAAAAAGAACAGGTCTTTTCTGAAGCCCCCCAAAGTAAAGATGGAGCAGAGGGATTGATGCTCTGCACTGGGACTTTTCACTTTGCCGTCATTACACACGTTCTGTGTATGCTCCTCCGATGGTCTGCTGGACGTGTGCAGACTTCTCATCCTGGCAgacctgttttttttactcttttttttttttctacacatCTGTCCGCAGATCCACGTACGGCTCCTTGAAGACAAACAAACCTGTACCTGCTCAGAAATGTCtgatttcttttgttgtttttctttccatcataataaaataacattttgacTAAACCAGCCTGAACTACTGGACGTTGTTGCAGCTGAGTGTCGAACTTTCATGATAGAAATGGAATTATTTTAAGTTCGGAGGCTAAAACAATGCGGAAGTCTGTCAAATCACAGCACAACAGGAAAATATCACTGTTCCACCTTTGGAAATGGAAAGTTTGGTCATGGCTGTCTGAAACTCCCATCCAAGTCCTGCATGTCTTCTGTGTACATTAAATACTGTGAATAATGACACCTGATTGCTGTATACATTCTTTGCTTTTTACATTTCAAAGTATTCACACAGCTAAAGAATGAACAAATGTATTTGAAAGATTTTCACATGTAACTGTTCAGCACAAAGTTCGGTACGATGTCCACGGCGCCGTCCAGGCTTCAAAACCTCGTGCCTCGATGTGCCCGACTGTCCTTGGCATCACGTCTCACATGACTTTACACTGGTCTCCAGGAGCGGCGGCCGTTACTGCTTCCCATCAGCCCCTCCAGACTGAGACCTTGGAAGGCCCCGAAGAAGGAATCGTCCTTGGCCGGGGCAGATTTTCTGGCAGGTGTGGCCTGACACGGGTAGAAAAGACAGTAAATTTGATCACTGCCACCCACAGCTGTAAACGTGCCTCTGACTTCATGGCGGCGTACCCTGGGCAGACAGTGGTGGCTCCTGAAATGGGTCTTTCTGACCACCTTCTCTGCGTTTTTCTTGGCCAGCACAGCTTGCTGCCGTTTCCTTTAACAAGAGGCACATGGTCAAGCAGGGCAAGAGACTTTATCAACGGCCTCTAAATCAGCATGAACTACAGCACAAGCTACAGTTTTGATTCCAGCTTTACCGCTCTCTCTTCAGCTCATCCTGGTAGACTCTGAGCCACGAGTCTGGCAccttctggctgctgcagggaagacttctcctcctgctgatgctcctcctgcggctgaagctgctcctgcgGACCGCCCTCGCCTCCCCTCTCttgggtttggggttttttccgGACAGGTAGCTGGTGAACTGCTTCAGGGGGCCGCCCAGCGACATGATGGAATCCATGGAAGCTCTACTGACGCGCGCGTTTAGGTGGAATCCCTGGTCCCGCACAACAAACCCGAAATGATTGTGATctgcaaacacagcaggaggcctcTGCAGCTCACACAGTCCTGGTTCCCTCACCTGAAGACAGCGGATCCTGCGTGTCTGGATGAGAACATCAGTGCTTACCTGCTGTCTCACTGCAGCGCTGAGTCCATCCTCCACACAGTCCCAGTGCACCTGTGCTCCCCCACGATCCCTCACTGGCTGTTCTTTTGAGGGTTTAACGTTTGTGCTGCTGATGGTCAGACTGGATTAGCCGCAGACGTAAGAGTTAATCTCATTAACCGGGCTTCTCCGAGACAACATGTGCAGCTGCTTTTTATAGATTGTTTATATTTGGAGTATTGTTACGATGCAGCGTTGATTCAGAAGCACGTACGCACGCTGACTTTCTGCTGGTTGGCTCTGCtacattttgtaaaaatatctgttttcatAGCAGaatgtgtgttggtgtgtgtgtgtgcgtgaaggTTTTTGAACACGTGAGGAGGATTTTCTTCCCGACCTCTGAAAATGGCTTCATTGAGGCCTCGAAGCACCGGAGGAGCCACGTTCGAGCTCTCGTGTCATTCATTGATCTCTGGAATTGGAGCTCCTGGCAGAATAATCCCATTATGTGACAGGAAAGAATGGAACGGAGCGGGATTATTGGGGTGCCAACAGACGGAGCAACTTCCTGCCACGCCGACTCATCAGCACCTGTCGTCTGCCGCGACAGGTGCCGAGTCTAACTTCAGAACATTAGTCCCACCCAGTTTAACATTTTCACTTGCTATTAGCTGCTATTGCTAATACAATAATGTAGAAGTACTTTAATTATTCACTTATTATGGCCAAAAATCCTGCTAGTTATCCTCCGCTACTGATTTTTAACCAGGAAAAACTGAATTTTGTTCACTACCAAAATAGTTTGTGACCCAACAACGGCCGACACGTCTGAATTCACCGTCCCACAACAAAGAGGTCAGATATTAGCAACTGGACCTGTTGGAACTTTTGGGCCCAAACAGAAAGAAGTTGTGGGATTATTTCCTTTTTGTAGCTTTTGTAAAATCACCTAGTTTCTTTTTCAAACCTTTAGCATCTAACGTGGGAACATCAGAGTTGATTAATGGACTGGGGGGGAAAGAAGAATTTAAGACATTTAACTCCAGAGGCGCAACAATTCCAACATGAGCCTTTGGCAAGGAGGTCTTTATTTAATTCTACATaattatacatatatacagtttCATATCCTTTATTTtcatacaaaaaaaatatttacacatgggGTGGAGACATGACCTACTGCAACTTATGTCAAGGACCGTGTGGCTCTTGGCCCCACCAGGAGCTGTGCTTACCCCTCTCAGGAGAGACTTGGGGTCACAGAAGGCAGTTTGTGTTAGGGTTGTTAAAAAAAGGGTATGAGAACGTCTACAACTGCCACCAACAACATATTACAATAATCCTGACACCCATAACATCCCACCCcattatatatacacacacacatatatatgtgtgtatatatatatatgcaaagCTCAAAAGCACTGCATTAGGTAACAAACATACATCACTAGGAGACCCTGCAGAGTGCCTGGAGTGtcaatcaccatcaccacctcctGAGAAGGGCCAACACATCAAAGAACTGGAACTCTGAATAAGGGATTTTCCTATTGGACACCAGACAAAATCAAACTCAAGAACCCTCTCAGTCGGAAATAAATTCACCTCAAATGATTTGTCCTTTTTTGGAGAATTATTCGTGTAAAAgatcctttttctttcctttgaccTCAGAATTGGAAGACACTTCTTGTCCgggggggattttttttgtaatgccTGcgtatcattttttaaaaagatgaaaacttttGTTGCTTGAAAACGGCGAATGGAGGCACGAAACCGAGAAAGCTACTTCTGAAGTCGAATGGAAAACAGCGGGTGCATAGATGGCTGAGGCCACTCCAGGTTTGTCCCGTCCGGAGCGTGTGGCCCAGCTGTCTGGGGCTGCAGGAGGATACGGCAGAGATTAAATAAAGTCTTCATGCTTCAATAACACATGACAGAAAAGACAAAGCCCCGGTTTATTAACAGTTCACTGGCGCCGCCTTCTGAAAGACTGCAGTTCAGTCTTTGGTGCTGTGCGTGTCACCGGCTGATGTCTCGATTAGCCTCCCAGGTTTTGCTGCTCGCTGCCTCGCCAAAGCCCACTCTTTCAAAGAACGGGTGTTTCAGGGcgtcagccagcagcagccgtTTGGAAGGCTCGTACTCCAGCATGCTTTCAATGAGGTCAAAcagctggtggtgctcctcGGCCTCCGATAACAAGTAACGCTGGCGGGGAAAAGGATTGAAATAAGAACACCAAAGACACAAGGAAGAAATGAAGAATTCGGTTTGGCAGCGCCATCACAGCCGGTCCCGTGGACCTTTCTTACCCGTAAGGGTTTACAGTTGTCTCTGACATATTTCCCCGCTGAAGAGTTGTCGTCCCAGTCCAGGCGGCCACGATAGAAATACTTCTGCTTCCTTTAACATATGAAGTCAAAGGTCGTTTTATTGGACAGAACAGCCCGTTAAACGTGCCTGTCTCAACACACGCGGTTATTTCCTGTCTTACCTCGTCTTTCGGATCATCCTAGACGGAACCGGGCCCAGAATTCTTTCCATCATGGCCAAGTGCTCCCTGTTGTCGTGCGTCTAAGAGTGAAACGAGCAGAGAATAATTAGAATGGTAATGAGCAGAAATGGATGCGAGGAGCGTTCGAGGGCTATCCCAGCCTAATGGCAGAATCACTTACATCCCATCACAGTAACGCGCGTGTGAGTTTAATTAAGTGTCATTAGGACCCAGGTTGATCCGGGTTTTACCTGGAACAAAGTAAATCCCACATAATATTCAAACAGGATGCAGCCGATGCTCCACACATCACAGGGATGGCTCCAGCCCAGCTCTGAAGGACAAGAGCAGAGTGAAGGAAAGCCCAGAAGGCGTCTGCAAACGTTAGCAGCCGAACGCCACCGTTACCTAGGATGACCTCAGGAGCGCGGTAATGTCGCGTGGACACGATGGTGCTGTGGTGCTCGTGGTCAAACGTCGCACTGCCAAAGTCGACCACACGGACTCCCGTATTCTTCACCGTTCGCTCTTCTCGCTTCTGAGCGACAGAAACACGATTAGCAAAAGTCGACTGACTGGGATTCTCATCGTCTCTGTTTGGCCACGTCTCACCTTCTCTACGTTGTAGGACATCGTGAAGTCAGAATTGACAAAGAGGATGTTCTCAGGTttgaggtctgtgtgtgtcaaTTTATTGTCATGGAGAActattaaaaaagaacaattacaaAAACGACCGTTTAGACAATCAATGCATTTTACAGAActattgtttctttattttttgctctCCTATTGAGCCTTTAGCTCAAATAACATGTCAATATACCACAGACTGCTCCAAGAATAGAGTAAATCaaatactgataaataatgTGGGGCTCCGCCAGCTCTCAGTtagtgacaccccccccccccgtcccactTGTCCCAGGTGAGGTTATTCAGTCGACGGGACAGGTCAATGTCCCGGTGCTGTGTCCCAGACTGGAATTACTCTGATGATCTTTACTTTTTGAGCAGTGTGGGTAAAGCTGCCTTGTGATTTAAAGGGTTTGATGACTAGAAACCATTTGAAACACTCACACTTCACAGCAAGACACAGTTGATAGGCCATGTGCCGCACTTGAACGATCGAGTACGGCAGGtagttgttttcttttagaaaatCAAAGGTGCTCAGAGCCAAGAGCTCGAAGGAGATGCACATGTGTCCGTGGTAGTCGAACCAGTCATACATCTGCACGCAGTGGCTGGAAGATAAACGTGATGATTGTGATCCAGAGCACAAAGAAAATCATTCAACACTAAAGGAAATTACAAAGAAACTGTTAGAAACTCACAATTTATTATCAGGATCCTTTTCATTGATCTTCTCCAGCACGTTGATCTCCAGACGAGCCGCTTCCTTGTACTTCTCCACGTTCTTGATAATTTTCAGAGCAACGTGAACTCCTCCCCTAAAGACGTAACAGGATGAGGAGATGATGGGGAAGGTGTGATGCACCTGTAAATCTCAAGGACGAGCACCAACTAAATCCTGTCTGATCTTTGGTAGAAGCTTCAGAAATAAACTCTGTAACGATTGATGCAGTGATGTTTCAGCACGATGTAAAAACGTGACCCATCTAAGTGGGTGTGGACACACACCTGCGGTGGTCGATGCACTCCATCACTCTGCCAAAGGTGCCTTCACCCAAAGTGCCAACAATCTCATCTGCAACACAATCcagacagaaaaggaagagagggggagcaAGGACAGAAAGAACGGGGGCATTAGAAATGAGGAATTAAGGGAAAACTTCATATTGTAAAAGTGAAGACGGGCTGATCGAGCCGAGCGCCCGTCCCCGTTTCAAATGGCTGCCTACTTAAACTGGCCGTTAAACTACGATAATTCCAAACATAAGACTAGGACCCGCTTCAGGAAAATAAGGGAACAAATGTGAAATGGTCCTTTTCTTTGATCACCAATTCAGGGGCTTCCTGGTGTGACCCTCCTGCCCAAAGGAGCATGGGGGTGATGTGCAAGAACAGGGTGTGGACTGTTTCTGAACATTTAAGCTCACCTGATATGAATGTGTGTGGAAAAGTCTACATTTGTCATGGAGGTCTACATAATTACAGCCAAAAATAGTGTAAATAAAAGAAGTTATCTTGAATTCCattttgggtgtgtgtttggggggggtgggtgggggggtactgATTCTTTATCTGAAATGCAACAAGAAGACAAACAGCTACAATTGGGGTTTTGTATTTAGgaaaatccaaaaaaaacctgtgaaacacagacacgttTCACAGTTTAATAATCGTAGCACGAGTGGCAGAAGGATCTACCACCCCTCTAAATATCGCCCACGTTCTTGCAATCCACCCTGCTGTATCAGCAAGAGCGAAGAGCATTCTAGCacggcatcatcatcatcatcctcaccaggCACTCCCATGTCATGTATAAGCTCTATGCAGTAATACTCATATGGAGAAGGGTTACGATAGAGTAGTGGCAGTGAGTACATCTCTCTTGCAGGACGTCACCAGTCCGACAGATCAGGTGCCCTTCCTCGTCGTCCCTCACACTCAGTGCCCTCGTCCGGCTGTTGCTCCGCTGTTTTCACACCCAAATCGCCATCAGCACGTCACGACAACCAGAGGAAACAGGGGGTTTTCAGGGGCAACCGCAGCCATGTTGTCAGGCGGCACAGGtagatgaggagggaggaggagggtgttgTTGGTAGTAGTTGTGGTTGTAGGTGGGTTTGGTGGTCATGGAGCGTTTCACGCATGACACCACGTGAAGGAAATATACAACGATAGGGATATAGTGCAAGGGAACAAGTCAAAGATCACATGttgtcctctgctcctctcccccctctacTTATAAACCACAGCTGCTTACAAACACAGAAGCAACCGGCATATCCATTCATCAACGCAACAATCCAAATCAAACAGTAGCAtcataaaacacaaaactgtTGCTAACTGATTTATGGAAAATCAAATTGGGGCCATGTGTATCAAACATGCTAGAGCTACTTCAACCCTTGCTTCGTTAGTTTGACATTATGCATGACCCACACAATACAAGTTTAGCTAAAACATGTCAAATGCTAATGAATTATTACAGAAATTAGCACTTGGTGGATAAACCTAAAGGTTTGATGTGGTTTGGAagaacattttcactttttcagtCTAATTGTATGATGTTTCTAAGTGGCTGAACAAATGCTACGACACACGTTTAGGCCTCGtctaaaggaaaagaaagtgtGAGAAACCAACATGCTCTGGTTTGTCAACCCGTAGGCACTAGATTAGAAGTTAGTGGGGGAAAAACTTAAAATCATTGTGGCGGGTCTGTCCTGAACGCAAGCAGATCGCTGAGATTTAACGAGAGAAAATTATctggataaaaatgaaaatgctctGCCAAAAGCAAAAGCTAACTTTAGAAATGCCCAtttaaaccaaaacaacaacaaaaaaaaacccatcctgaccgagcaaaaaaaaaaatcataaagaTTTTACTACTTACCGATGCTAAGAGCTGCAAGAACAAAACGGTTagagaaggacagaaaaagg is a window of Takifugu flavidus isolate HTHZ2018 chromosome 21, ASM371156v2, whole genome shotgun sequence DNA encoding:
- the clk2a gene encoding dual specificity protein kinase CLK2 isoform X2, coding for MPHNRRHSSTDRDSRSSYQDRYRDRGRRHRHRRSPTYSSSSDRDRRGRAYRQEGSYARSRSRSYGNRSVEHRPFDRRCWEGYRRLDHSRDRDREREPHGVAEGYYQRDFSPDLYDYRRGRERDRERAESYRRKGSRRKHKRRRRRTRSYSPSSSRSNSRTRALSVRDDEEGHLICRTGDVLQERYEIVGTLGEGTFGRVMECIDHRRGGVHVALKIIKNVEKYKEAARLEINVLEKINEKDPDNKFHCVQMYDWFDYHGHMCISFELLALSTFDFLKENNYLPYSIVQVRHMAYQLCLAVKFLHDNKLTHTDLKPENILFVNSDFTMSYNVEKREERTVKNTGVRVVDFGSATFDHEHHSTIVSTRHYRAPEVILELGWSHPCDVWSIGCILFEYYVGFTLFQTHDNREHLAMMERILGPVPSRMIRKTRKQKYFYRGRLDWDDNSSAGKYVRDNCKPLRRYLLSEAEEHHQLFDLIESMLEYEPSKRLLLADALKHPFFERVGFGEAASSKTWEANRDISR
- the clk2a gene encoding dual specificity protein kinase CLK2 isoform X1, whose protein sequence is MPHNRRHSSTDRDSRSSYQDRYRDRGRRHRHRRSPTYSSSSDRDRRGRAYRQEGSYARSRSRSYGNRSVEHRPFDRRCWEGYRRLDHSRDRDREREPHGVAEGYYQRDFSPDLYDYRRGRERDRERAESYRRKGSRRKHKRRRRRTRSYSPSSSRSNSRTRALSVRDDEEGHLICRTGDVLQERYEIVGTLGEGTFGRVMECIDHRRGGVHVALKIIKNVEKYKEAARLEINVLEKINEKDPDNKFHCVQMYDWFDYHGHMCISFELLALSTFDFLKENNYLPYSIVQVRHMAYQLCLAVKFLHDNKLTHTDLKPENILFVNSDFTMSYNVEKKREERTVKNTGVRVVDFGSATFDHEHHSTIVSTRHYRAPEVILELGWSHPCDVWSIGCILFEYYVGFTLFQTHDNREHLAMMERILGPVPSRMIRKTRKQKYFYRGRLDWDDNSSAGKYVRDNCKPLRRYLLSEAEEHHQLFDLIESMLEYEPSKRLLLADALKHPFFERVGFGEAASSKTWEANRDISR
- the clk2a gene encoding dual specificity protein kinase CLK2 isoform X3 → MECIDHRRGGVHVALKIIKNVEKYKEAARLEINVLEKINEKDPDNKFHCVQMYDWFDYHGHMCISFELLALSTFDFLKENNYLPYSIVQVRHMAYQLCLAVKFLHDNKLTHTDLKPENILFVNSDFTMSYNVEKKREERTVKNTGVRVVDFGSATFDHEHHSTIVSTRHYRAPEVILELGWSHPCDVWSIGCILFEYYVGFTLFQTHDNREHLAMMERILGPVPSRMIRKTRKQKYFYRGRLDWDDNSSAGKYVRDNCKPLRRYLLSEAEEHHQLFDLIESMLEYEPSKRLLLADALKHPFFERVGFGEAASSKTWEANRDISR